The nucleotide sequence aaatatagtaagaaactaaaataaataaattttatcaatGTCTTCtcatttaataaattttattagAGAAAACCACTGAAGAGGTTGCAGAATGACGGCAGCGGTCCTGGTTTTATTCGCCCTAACATGCGTTTCAATTTCCACAGGTAATTTTGCATATAGACCGGCTAAATTTATAACTATAATAAAATATCTAattagaaaaacaaaaaaaaacgacaAACACAATAAATTCCATTAGACATAAATTCGGTTTATATGTGAGAAGCCTGTTTAATAtagaacaaaaaataaataatttggaCTTGTATTGCAATTCGCAAGTTCAAATAAGtttaattataaacaaaaccGATTTGTTAAACCAAAATTTGCTTTTTAAACACTTTATttattaagttttttttttaattcaaacACAGcagaaaaacaattttaaataacaTTCCTCacgaaaaaatacaaaaatagcTGCACTCTTTTGGGAAGCCTAAGAATTAGGGCCttctaaattattttcttTCCCAACCCGCTTTTCTTCTGATcgatttaattattaattgttgaatttattaattcatttacAGCTCATTTAAAGACCAATATCGGTGTAATTTTGGGAAGCAATTTGGATAAAACTTGTCATGACATATATCCTCCGAAAATAAGGAATGGTAATTTCTCCATCACAACCAAATGGAGCGGCCAAAATTACTATCAGGCGGCAAAATATCACTGCAGTTACAATTATGAACTAAAGTTTGACGGAGACAGAGATATGTTCTGCTCAAAAGGATCTTGGATTGGTAATGTTCCTGAATGCATTTGGTCGGGCGATGTCGAAGATAAAGTATTAACTCTCTAAAAATGCATCTGTTCCGCCTACATGATATTTATGAACCACCTACCTTCCAGGACTGCCATACTTATGACGGTTGTTCTCACAGATGTAACGAATTCACTAAAAGGTGCGAATGTTATGAGGGTTATACCCTAAAAACCACCGATTTCACGAGCTGTGAAGGTTGGtaaaaagattttatttatttatatatgtaccAGTTTTCCCCTTCGCGACTTTGTCCGCCTCTAAGAAACTGTTTTTAACGGAGGTCGCAGAGAagtaaacccttttttttcccataaaattattttaaaatgtcaaaatagtaaaaaaataacaaaaattagTTTGCACTTCAAAATCGCAATCCAAtgactcaagttatggaatctagaagtgcagttttggggtcccattctgaaagcccttggatttacggaaaaatcaaatataaaaatgggttaaaaatttgACCCTCctttaaaaacaatattttaatgcagaacaTTAGAGTTCTCAACCACAAAATCATAGAAGTATCCCACGTTTAAATCGGAATCCAacaactcaagttatggagcttaaaagtgcagttttgggctcccatggattgggttcccattctgaaagccatttaAAGAACTCAAAAATCAAACTTGAAAATGGGAATAAAATTTGATCCTagtttaaagttaaaaatttaatgaagaatattagagaattcgaCCATAAACCTTTAGAGGAAATCCACGTCAATACCCCAAGTTTTgcaatctagaagtgcagttttagGATCCTATTTGGAAAGCCGCTGGAAATACCGAAAAACAGAACataaaaatgggtcaaaatttcgAACCTCGTTaacaagaaatattttaatgcagattattagagaactcaaccacaaattcaaaatCGGGATCAAACTACCGAAGTTATGAAATGTAGAACTTCAGTTTTGAGTCCccattctgaaacccattggaaatacggaaaatcgaacatgaaaatgggtcaaaatttcaaCCCTCGTTGAAAAGaaaaatttgaatgcagactattagagaattcaactacaaattcatagaggtatcacacttcaaaatcgggataaaattaccaaagttatgggatgtagaagttcagtttttggtccccattctgaaatattgaaaattaggaaaaatcgaacatgaaaatgggtcaaaatttcgACCCTTgttaaaaagaaatatttaaatgcagattattagagaattcaaccacaaattcatagatgTTTCACACTACAAAATCGGGATCAAACTAGCCAAGTTATGAAAtgtagaagtgcagttttgggcttCCATTCTGGAACCGATtagaaatacgaaaaaatcgaacatgaaaatgggtcaaaatttcgaccctcgttaaaaagaaatatttaaatgcagattattagagaattcaaacacaaattcatagaggtgtcttacttcaaaatcgggatcaaactacccaagttatggaatgtagaagtgcagttttgggttcccattctgaaacccattggaaagacggaaaaatcgaacatgaaaatgggtcaaaatttcgACCCCCATTaacaagaaatatttaaatgcagattattagagaattcaaccacaaattcatagaggtgtcttacttcaaaatcgggatcaaactacccaagttatggaatgtagaagtgcagttttgggttcccattctgaaacccattggaaagacgaaaaaaatcgaacatgaaaatgggtgaAAATTATCATCCTCGTTaacaagaaatatttaaatgcagattattagagaattcaaccacaaaatcatagaggtatcacacttcaaaatcgggatcaaactacccaagttatggaatgtacacgtgcagttttgggttcccattctgaaaccgATTAGAAATaccgaaaaatcgaacatgaaaatggtcAAAATTTCGATCCTCgttaaaaagaaatatttgaatgcagattataagagaattcaaacacaaattcatagaggtatcacaatTCAAAATCGGGATAAAACTACCCAATTTATGGAAtgtagaagtgcagttttgggttctcATTCTGAAACCGATtagaaatacggaaaaatcgaacatgaaaatgggtcaaagtTTCGATCGAACATTAAAATTGCaaagaatattagagaattcaactaCAAATTCATACAGTTAACCCATGTCTAAGTCGggataacttgagttattggatttcaagttatggaatctagaggTCAAGTTTTGGGTTCCCGTTCCCATTTGAAGTACGCAAAAATCAAACACAAACTTAAAacctaaaaatataaatattttcaacttaaaatGTTTCTCCCTCTTCAACTATCtatttgattaaaaatatgataatataaaaacaaagcagCTACGGGTCCttcaaaaatttttatttggaTCCTTTAATTTACTGTTAGAGCTGTTAAGGGTCGCTGGTAGGACATATCGGATGGGGCCCCCTGTGGAAtgtcaattaaaatgttgGCTGCCTCAGCTTGTTTGGCTTGGGATGTGCGCTGATACCCCTAATTGTTGCTGTTTTTTTATACACCTTGAGATATGAAGATCCCATAgtaatattatctttatgcAGATATCGACGAATGCAAGGAATCGAATGGCGGTTGCTCTCATATTTGCACGAACTGGCCTGGAGAATACTTATGCTTATGTAATGATGGTTATCAAATAGATCCAGCAGATGGACGAACTTGTTTGGGTATGTTATACAATaatgtgtatgtatgtatgataAGGAAATTctaatttttatataataatttgttttccccTGTCAGACATTGATGAGTGCGCCAATCCTGATCTATCTCCGGACTGCCAAGCTGGCTGTGATAACCTGGATGGATCCTATAAGTGTCGTCCGACAATGTTGGGCAGAGTTGAACCCAGCGATACCATCGGTCTTCCCACAGATGGAATATTGTGCAAGCCAGGTTTTAATCTCTCCTCGGATGGTAGCGAGTGTCAGGACATCAACGAGTGCGAACTGGTAGATCACGACCCGAAGACCGGGCGAGAATCCCCCCGTTACTGTAAGCATAAGTGCGAGAACACAGTAGGATCCTACATTTGCCACTGCCCTGACGGATACCACCTACTCGAAGACCACCAGAGTTGTGCCCTGAATGGCAGAAACCGCCCGGCCATTATTATCCCTAAGGCCATAGAATGTCCATCCGGATTTAAGCCATCTGCCGATGGTATCAAGTGTCAAGACATCGACGAGTGCGAACTGGTAGATCACGACCCGAAGACCGGGCGAGAATCCCCCCGTTACTGTAAGCATAAGTGCGAGAACACAGTAGGTTCCTACATTTGCCACTGCCCTGAGGGATATCACCTGCTCGAAGACCACCAGAGTTGTGCCCTGAATGGCATAAACCGCCCGCCCATTATTATCCCAAAGGCCATAGAATGTCCATCCGGATTTAAGCCATCTGCCGATGGTACCAAGTGTCAGGACATCGACGAGTGCGAATTGGTGGATATAGACCCAAATACCGGAAAAGAAATCTATCGTTACTGTTATCACAAGTGCGAGAACACAAATGGCTCCTACATTTGTCACTGCGATGAGGGCTATCATCTACTCGAAGATCACCAGAGTTGTGCATTGAATGTCAGAAACCGCCCGGCCATTATTGTTCCAAAGGCCATAGAATGTCCATCCGGATTTGAGCCATCTGCTGATGGTACCAAGTGTCAGGACATCGACGAGTGTAAACTCATGGAATCCATTAACCCAAACAGGAACCAACCCTGTCAGCAAATATGTGTAAATGCGGTGGGCTCGTTCCGTTGTCACTGCAAAGATGGTTATCATCTGCTGGAGGATAATCGGACTTGTGCATTAGATCCATGCCCTCTAGGCTTTACAAGATCCGCGGATGGAATTAGTTGTCAGGACACTACTTATATTTCTTGGAATTTATGTAGTGGCATGCAGGATCCCCTTAATGGAAAGGCTTATTGTTATGGACCTGCAGATGGATTCTCTCACAGTCTATGCAATTTTATTTGCGATGATGGATATGCCTTAACAGGCTCGAGTACCAGAAGTTGTGATCGTTCAGGAATTTGGAGTGGTTCAGAGCCTAAATGCGTTCGTAagtaataaattaattaaataagtttGGATCGAGAACAATTTGTTGGGTTTTGTAAGCTCTgcttaataatttcaaaatttttacATAGCTATTAACCTGGTTCCAACCTGGTATTTCAACCACGTAATTTCACCAAAATGGAATGTCCACCAGAATATAAAGCGAAAAAATTGGAATGAGCATGACTATTCAGTATCATCACATACAAGTTATTCAGGTAGTGCAAGGGTGagtataaataattaaaaagtgCTTTTTATCAGTATatcccaaaattaaaacattacCTAAATTgtattgttttaaaataagtAAACTGTTTCCTGCAAAAAATTTAGAAGCacataaaattttttttagaaccATTATCCACATAAATGGGATATTCTCTAAACTGgtgtaattatttttttatcctttttgtttttatagcATGGTTCGATGCGGCATATCAGTACGTCCTATGACCAGGTCGGGATACCGTTGAATTGACGTTGAGCAATTTGTAAGTTTGAATTCCCTTATGCTTGTCCACATCTCAGCCAGATTAGTAAAATATATACGACTCATATATTTGTATCCGATTTTCTAGGTCACCCTGCCAGAGTACTGCATTTTGAACACCGTCCATTCGAGCACCAAACTCAACTAAGCATTTATTTATCAATCCGTTTTTTACCATAATCATTACGAAacgaaatattaaaagaaaattttcGAATATGATTTTTGACATATTCAAGaatgtaaattataattattatgaaatcgaaataaaaagtttgcGGGCTCAAACGATGATGAACAAATAAATTGAactaaaacaaattaaaatatttgttatggtctttataaaatatttttttggaaaCACACGAAAATATTTCGCATCAAAAGACATTTTTGTCGAGAATCTAAGCAAGTTTTACTAAACTAAGTTTTAAAATGCACAATTGTACTTCCGTGTAGAAAAATGAGTGATGGTGGGTTCTTTTATTGACTTTTGTAAACTTTTGTAAAATTACATCAGCATAAATTTCGGGCTTATCTCTGAATAGGAAAGGGTAAACGAAAATCAGTTGTGGCATTTTCAAGGAAAAACAATGCGACAAATGGGTTCCACAGATTACTAAAGCTACTTCTGGGCTCTGACTATATAATCGATTTAAGAGCAACTTAGGATTACTAATTTAGCAGCGGTGTAAGAAAAAATCAGGTGAGTGAACTGATTGAAATAATTGAATCCAATCAAACTTATGTGGATCGTAAGTATGAAACAACAGAAGCAGCGCGTGCCAGGCCCACTTGGAGCTATTCACTACTGAAATAATTGCCCTGAAATGCCGTTGAACTCGTTTGGTTAGAACCTGTCATTAGGAAAACAAAGTTCAGATTATacagttttattttttgcaaaaacaACGATTTCTAAAACTAGCTGAAATAATGTTTTGTTAATATGGACCCCAGCAGAGCCGCGAACATGAGTTGATagtattttgacaaaacaGTGAAACCtacaaaaagcaaaaaaaaagtttttcaaaTTACTTTATTTTGATCATATCAAAACAACTTTTCTCTTGAATGGTTTTTGATTCCGGGTGGTACTAAAAActagtttaaatatttttttaaatttagtttttacTCCTATAAAATATACCTATAGAACATAGAATATATaattatacattaataatttagaattaaagCAGGTTTCAATACCTTTCGAAAGAAATAAAGTGCCGTTTTCGGAAATTGGGACTACAGAAGATCGACTGTATCTATGCTTCAATATTTCGATTTTACCGTCTAGCCGATCGGCGGCTTCTGTAATGAGATGGAATGGGATTTTAGGCCCATAGAGACGGGGCACTGATAACCCCGCAAAGTTAGTGCTGCGATTGGACCGCATGTGGATGCCGTTCCAAGATCATTCACTCGCCCGATTGCCCgcgatattatttttattatttactgGTTTCAGCTCGgattggtttttgttttcgttttggCTCAGCTATGGGGCCTAGCAGAAAGTCTATTTAAGCGCGCGTTTAACTGAGAATTCAAATCAGTTTGAAATCGTGTGCTGAACGGATCGTTCGTCTTCGGTTTGTTGTTTTAGTAAAGATACTCGAGAATCTTGTGAGAATGTACCAGCGGCAGGTCTCCTTTGATAAGGTTTGTTGGGTCAACAAGTCCTCTGTGCACATCATACAGAAAGTGAACCGTAAAACAgctaataaattaaaatcaataacaagTTTATTATTTTGCCTTCTCATCATGAGCTTTTTCCAACcttgaaaaagaaaaacacaaaatatatactataaagacatattaataaatttcaTTTGAATGAGAAAGCGGATCTACAATCAATTCAGCTCGTCATGGAATTGGGTTAGTTCGTAATAGTTCTGAACAAAGGAACACAGAGTGTTTTTCTGGATTGACtggaatttttattttggtatcaaaacaaaaacaatggttttaaattaaagttttatatgtatttctttatttatgaGAAACTAGAAATAAATCCCGAACTAAGAAGTCGGCCGTATAATTTTGTTGTGGTAACGGGATATATTTATTTCCTAGAcattaaaaatacttaaattcgcttaattta is from Drosophila suzukii chromosome 3, CBGP_Dsuzu_IsoJpt1.0, whole genome shotgun sequence and encodes:
- the LOC108006876 gene encoding EGF-containing fibulin-like extracellular matrix protein 2 isoform X4; translation: MYIDECANPDLSPDCQAGCDNLDGSYKCRPTMLGRVEPSDTIGLPTDGILCKPGFNLSSDGSECQDINECELVDHDPKTGRESPRYCKHKCENTVGSYICHCPDGYHLLEDHQSCALNGRNRPAIIIPKAIECPSGFKPSADGIKCQDIDECELVDHDPKTGRESPRYCKHKCENTVGSYICHCPEGYHLLEDHQSCALNGINRPPIIIPKAIECPSGFKPSADGTKCQDIDECELVDIDPNTGKEIYRYCYHKCENTNGSYICHCDEGYHLLEDHQSCALNVRNRPAIIVPKAIECPSGFEPSADGTKCQDIDECKLMESINPNRNQPCQQICVNAVGSFRCHCKDGYHLLEDNRTCALDPCPLGFTRSADGISCQDTTYISWNLCSGMQDPLNGKAYCYGPADGFSHSLCNFICDDGYALTGSSTRSCDRSGIWSGSEPKCVPINLVPTWYFNHVISPKWNVHQNIKRKNWNEHDYSVSSHTSYSGSARHGSMRHISTSYDQVGIPLN
- the LOC108006876 gene encoding fibulin-1 isoform X1, yielding MRDNVLERFYKDSGKTKLRTHLKTNIGVILGSNLDKTCHDIYPPKIRNGNFSITTKWSGQNYYQAAKYHCSYNYELKFDGDRDMFCSKGSWIGNVPECIWSGDVEDKDCHTYDGCSHRCNEFTKRCECYEGYTLKTTDFTSCEDIDECKESNGGCSHICTNWPGEYLCLCNDGYQIDPADGRTCLDIDECANPDLSPDCQAGCDNLDGSYKCRPTMLGRVEPSDTIGLPTDGILCKPGFNLSSDGSECQDINECELVDHDPKTGRESPRYCKHKCENTVGSYICHCPDGYHLLEDHQSCALNGRNRPAIIIPKAIECPSGFKPSADGIKCQDIDECELVDHDPKTGRESPRYCKHKCENTVGSYICHCPEGYHLLEDHQSCALNGINRPPIIIPKAIECPSGFKPSADGTKCQDIDECELVDIDPNTGKEIYRYCYHKCENTNGSYICHCDEGYHLLEDHQSCALNVRNRPAIIVPKAIECPSGFEPSADGTKCQDIDECKLMESINPNRNQPCQQICVNAVGSFRCHCKDGYHLLEDNRTCALDPCPLGFTRSADGISCQDTTYISWNLCSGMQDPLNGKAYCYGPADGFSHSLCNFICDDGYALTGSSTRSCDRSGIWSGSEPKCVPINLVPTWYFNHVISPKWNVHQNIKRKNWNEHDYSVSSHTSYSGSARHGSMRHISTSYDQVGIPLN
- the LOC108006876 gene encoding fibulin-1 isoform X2, which encodes MTAAVLVLFALTCVSISTAHLKTNIGVILGSNLDKTCHDIYPPKIRNGNFSITTKWSGQNYYQAAKYHCSYNYELKFDGDRDMFCSKGSWIGNVPECIWSGDVEDKDCHTYDGCSHRCNEFTKRCECYEGYTLKTTDFTSCEDIDECKESNGGCSHICTNWPGEYLCLCNDGYQIDPADGRTCLDIDECANPDLSPDCQAGCDNLDGSYKCRPTMLGRVEPSDTIGLPTDGILCKPGFNLSSDGSECQDINECELVDHDPKTGRESPRYCKHKCENTVGSYICHCPDGYHLLEDHQSCALNGRNRPAIIIPKAIECPSGFKPSADGIKCQDIDECELVDHDPKTGRESPRYCKHKCENTVGSYICHCPEGYHLLEDHQSCALNGINRPPIIIPKAIECPSGFKPSADGTKCQDIDECELVDIDPNTGKEIYRYCYHKCENTNGSYICHCDEGYHLLEDHQSCALNVRNRPAIIVPKAIECPSGFEPSADGTKCQDIDECKLMESINPNRNQPCQQICVNAVGSFRCHCKDGYHLLEDNRTCALDPCPLGFTRSADGISCQDTTYISWNLCSGMQDPLNGKAYCYGPADGFSHSLCNFICDDGYALTGSSTRSCDRSGIWSGSEPKCVPINLVPTWYFNHVISPKWNVHQNIKRKNWNEHDYSVSSHTSYSGSARHGSMRHISTSYDQVGIPLN
- the LOC108006876 gene encoding matrilin-2 isoform X3; amino-acid sequence: MFCSKGSWIGNVPECIWSGDVEDKDCHTYDGCSHRCNEFTKRCECYEGYTLKTTDFTSCEDIDECKESNGGCSHICTNWPGEYLCLCNDGYQIDPADGRTCLDIDECANPDLSPDCQAGCDNLDGSYKCRPTMLGRVEPSDTIGLPTDGILCKPGFNLSSDGSECQDINECELVDHDPKTGRESPRYCKHKCENTVGSYICHCPDGYHLLEDHQSCALNGRNRPAIIIPKAIECPSGFKPSADGIKCQDIDECELVDHDPKTGRESPRYCKHKCENTVGSYICHCPEGYHLLEDHQSCALNGINRPPIIIPKAIECPSGFKPSADGTKCQDIDECELVDIDPNTGKEIYRYCYHKCENTNGSYICHCDEGYHLLEDHQSCALNVRNRPAIIVPKAIECPSGFEPSADGTKCQDIDECKLMESINPNRNQPCQQICVNAVGSFRCHCKDGYHLLEDNRTCALDPCPLGFTRSADGISCQDTTYISWNLCSGMQDPLNGKAYCYGPADGFSHSLCNFICDDGYALTGSSTRSCDRSGIWSGSEPKCVPINLVPTWYFNHVISPKWNVHQNIKRKNWNEHDYSVSSHTSYSGSARHGSMRHISTSYDQVGIPLN